The Plasmodium sp. gorilla clade G2 genome assembly, chromosome: 5 DNA segment taaataaatattatatataaaattatgtatatttctttGCCCCCAATAAAacaattttgtttttctagTATTTaagaaaagatatatatataatataatatatatatatatatttttttttttatttatttattaagaataaattatacatatatattttatatatgtacaaattttttataataataaggtatttataatgtattaaaataaataaatatatttatatctatatatataatataataatgcatACAGAAGataaagacaaaaaaaagaagaaaaaaaaagataataatgatcaGGATGAATCGATTAATGGGGATAATAACGTTCCTTATGAAGAACAGAATTATGAAAAGgatatattaaacataatagataaagaaaatgataatataaaaagtaatgatgataacatacaaaataatagtaataattttgatgataataataatattttggatatgaattttttagAACAAGATCAGTTATtgttagaaaaaataaatcaagaTAATGTTTGTTCAGCACTTTATAATTCAGAAtatgataatgaagaaaaacaaaaatcagatgatttaaaaaataaactagtacataaaaatatatcattaaatatacataatattatatcatcagCTAATTTATGTATAGATATTAATTTACGTTTAGTTGCTGTTTCTATAAGAAATGCAGAATACAATCcaagtaaaataaatactCTTATCATTAGATTAAATAAACCTCAATGCACAGctcttatttttaaaaatggaaGAATTATGTTAACAGGCACACGAACAAAAAAAGATTCTATCATGGGATGTAAAAAAATtgcaaaaattataaaaattgtaacaaaagaaaaagttaaattttgtaattttaaaattgaaaatattattgcTAGTGCTAATTGTAATATACCAGTCAGATTAGAAGTATTAGCACATGATCATAAAGAATATTGTAATTATGAACCTGAACTATTTGCAGGATTAGTCTATAGATATAAACCAACATCCAACTTAAAATCAGTTATACTCATTTTTGTTTCAggcaaaataattataaccgGTTGTAAATCTCTCAACAAATTATATACGGTCTTTCAAGATATATACAATGTTTTAATTCaatacaaaaattaaaaattaattaaaaaatataaaatatgaaaaattatatatattctgatTTTTacgcacatatatatatatatatatatatatatatatatatattatttaccctatttttttatttgtgtttttgtttgttttgttatacatatatatatatatatatatatatatatatatatatatatatatatatttatttatttatttatttatttttatttatttatttttatttatttatttttattttattttttttaaattcctTGCTGGACATTATTAGCTATCAAGGGGTCCCTATTTTCGACATAAAGACATTccaaattatgtatattaaaagTTTCATTAAAATTATCCAAGGAAAccgaatttttatttttgatttttttcatttttcttaaaataaatttctgTCTTCTAGCTTTAACTAAGGCAGATACAAACCACACTGTTCTTAAAATTTTCATCCACTGTTTATATGTAGGGCGcacatttaattttattaattcataatAAGAGAGTAATAATTTCTCATTGAATCGAATTAAAGAAgcatgtatttttttaactttCATTTcgttaattattttaaagcactcttttataatatcatgaTAATCTTCCttattatccttttttttttttgatattagAAGTTTTCcatgtaataatattgaataaGATACTTCATCTTTTAAAGGATACTTTTctaacatattataataatgttcaaattctttttcattactttttctttttaataaaatccatattttcttatgtaatttatttttatatttctgaATATCATGTTCTTCCTTTGTAATCTCGAGGGTattcttcttattattttttattaccttATTTTGGTTTTCTTCGATAAGTACATTGTTACATGTCATACCACATCCaaacaaattattttttatattatcactgttatttataatatcactattatttataatatcactattagttatattatcactattatttatattatcactattatttatattattgtaactatctaaaaaataattgttttcatttttatcgcTAGTGATAGAACTACAAATTGAAATATTACTTTGATCATTAGCCTTTTCCATTTTTAATCTCCTTTCAATTTTTGATGAgagataatattttttatttttttcttcattcatGTTATTCACCTTGTTGTACTCATCTTGCtgctttcttttttttagtaTTCGATtaggaaaatatttatttattatatcattaaaattatttttatcacttCTTATTCTTACGGATGAAGGTTTTATGACgaatttgttattattaacatttcTAGAAAAtgatcttttaaaaatttttaaaaaaatggtaTGTTCCACATTTTTAAGAATTAacattgttttttttgtttcataaTTCACATTgagaaaataacaaaaattttgaatatcacaacaaaaaaaaaaaaataaaaaaaatataatatatatatatatatataaatatatttatatttatatatttatttatttaatgctTACACCTACGTtcttatatgttatattttatatatacatttctatatatatggataaaTTCTTATGAagcttaaaaaaaaaaaaaatgttttttcatttttttttaaaaacaaatacataagcaggaaaaaaaaaaaaatttatgacCTACACAcgataaaagaaaatttcaagcataatataaatataaatatacaaaaaaataaatatatatttttttttttttatttgtatccAAATGTATGTTCTCCCTTTGTTATagtaatttttatatttcctttttttatgaccttttaaaaaaaatctaTGGCGCTACTTAAAAGTTTATCTAAAATTTCCCTCGACCGATCTCTTTTCTCATcctacatatatacatatatatatatgaaatacaACTGAtgaatacataataatatatataatatatataataaatatataacttttCAATTTCATTTcgttttcttttcatatatatattcctctcaattatatattataccaaATCGTACTTAAATCTTCTCATGGCTTTTTTCTaatgaacaaaaatatacaaatatgacACATggaaatatttgtatattatattttataaatccATCTTtaccatattttttaatattcaataatatatatatatatatatatatatatatatatgtatatatgtatgtatctCATTTCGTGATAGAGAAGAATACAATTCTATTTAATACAACAGTAAATACGTACGTATTGTTTTCTCTTACTTCCTTTTTTTCAAGCTCATCtatgaaaaaaaagggaacaaaatatatatatatatatatatatataatatatataatttttttttttttttttcttggcTAGCTCCTTTTTATTTAGCTAAACAAAAATAGCTATATTTCCAATTtacacacacaaaaaaaaaaaaaaaaaaactccACATTTTTTAGCTAGTTCATTTTCatgaatatatcaaaaaatttaattttctttCAATTCATTGTAAATAAAACAGAAACCTCTGTGttctatttttctttttttatttgttcttatttttttccttttcttttatctTAACCTTGAATAATATCATGGTCACTTGACACTTCTGTGGAAAAATTGAAAACGGTGTAAGGAGGATCAGCAATATTCAATTCTTTCATCTGcatagaagaaataaaaataaaggaaacAAGTAGGTGGAacatcataaaataaaacatataaggGTCACTTCATTGAACCatcaaaatatacatatatatatatatatatatatataattacatagGTTCATTGTacgtatttatttttttatttctttccaATATACTTTCCTctcataaaaagaaaaatgctTATCCTTTAAAACAGTGCAGCTACTTGCATACGTTTGATTACTTcgaataaaaagaaagacaacaaaagaaagaatcgaaaaaataaacattttatttttaaaacgaAAATACATTGTGTAAAGAAATATTAGAATGACAGAAAACAAATTTGTaactttttttgttttattttataaaaataatcaaaaatatatatatatatatatatatattttaataaatggtTCAATTCTTTTCCTATATACAAtcgttttaatatatacaattttgtttttaatatatatattcataaataaatatatcttgTGTGTCTTTCTCTTATGAAAAAAGTATATTCCTAAAaagataatttaatatagaacatttttttcatctacGTTTTCGAATAAAAGTATTAATTCATGTATTTACACCTTCAAAGAGAAGCAATATCTTGTTTaaattttatgatatatgTGGACACtaattataagaaaataatgcgagaaaaaaaaataaaatatacatatatgtataattatatatgtaataatattgaaagatattttttataattgaaAGTTTACTCCTACAATATAAAAGGATCACCCTGAacctattatatatttattcgataaaataaataaacatcaATATTATActaatatgtatgtattaaaCAATGTGCGGTCATATTTTATCTATcacacaaaataatatatataaataaataaatatatattatatatatatatatatatatatatatatgtgcgtgtatatatttattatatgtataatttaaatataatatatatatttatatatatttatatttatttatttaatgtttACCTGTGGAACCCCTGTCTATTTATATACCCTTAatcattaataatatatatatatatatatatatatatatatttatttatttatttatttcatgtaACGATTTTATTATGGATATAAAGAGAATATATTGCGTACTTCATATAAGTCTTTATATTTAACActgatgttttttttttattttattaaaacatcTTGTCCATTGTAATAACGATATATTcttgttaataaaaatataggcacatatatttaaatgaactTTTTTTAGCACAGTCAtaagatataaatgaatgaataaatatatatatatatatatatatatatatatttatatatatttatctgtatatattttattgtctgtacatgtataattttattaattttaaatgaatgaaaataaaaagatatcATGAAATAATTTCTCTTGGAATCTTCCACTATAATATagtgaaagaaaaaaaaaaataaaataagataaataatatatatatatatatatataattacacgtataaaaatatttgtatatctcctctatatataataaattattatccaTACAATGACTGTTAATCTAATTAAAAAACACAATGATATTcctcaaaaaaattatcgttccaataatatatctttaaaaGATAAAGGGAATGATCTTCATTTAAGAAGAAGAAAGGAAGAAACATGTATATCTtcatttgtaaaaaaaaacataaaagaTGTGAGACATACAAAAGATACACATGTAACTAATAATAAActaacaaaaacaaaaattgaagacaaaataaatcataatataagtaaaacaaatataattaatgtgAATAGAAAAAATGGTTCTGATGATATTATGAAGAAAGGAAATAATTATTCTTCGTCTTTTCAAACtagaagaaataatataaacaacatTAAAAATATCACAAATGATATCACAAATGATATCACAAATGATATCTCAAATGATATCAAAAACAATACTGTAATTTATAATAgcgattatataaaaaataatcaagCTAGTTGTAgaagatataatattaattcaaAGGATCTAATAAATAAtcatttaattaaaaaaaaaaaattaatagttgatgatgaaaaagaaaatctttctgatattataaaagaaagtGATCAATTAAGAAATGAAACAAAccaaaagaataaatataataatattgataataataaaaataattatcaagataaaacaatttatattgttgatgaagaggaaaaaaaagaagaaaatttttttaaaaataattataaaataaatgaatctCTTAATATAAACCATATAAAAAgagatgatataaatactTGTTCTGTTATCAAAGGGTTATCATCTAAACAGACAAATAATACGTTTATACAAGGTTCTAATGTtcgatt contains these protein-coding regions:
- a CDS encoding TATA-box-binding protein, whose amino-acid sequence is MHTEDKDKKKKKKKDNNDQDESINGDNNVPYEEQNYEKDILNIIDKENDNIKSNDDNIQNNSNNFDDNNNILDMNFLEQDQLLLEKINQDNVCSALYNSEYDNEEKQKSDDLKNKLVHKNISLNIHNIISSANLCIDINLRLVAVSIRNAEYNPSKINTLIIRLNKPQCTALIFKNGRIMLTGTRTKKDSIMGCKKIAKIIKIVTKEKVKFCNFKIENIIASANCNIPVRLEVLAHDHKEYCNYEPELFAGLVYRYKPTSNLKSVILIFVSGKIIITGCKSLNKLYTVFQDIYNVLIQYKN